One Pseudomonas rhizophila DNA window includes the following coding sequences:
- the ntrC gene encoding nitrogen regulation protein NR(I): MSRSETVWIVDDDRSIRWVLEKALQQEGMTTQSFDSADGVMSRLARQQPDVIISDIRMPGASGLDLLARIREQHPRLPVIIMTAHSDLDSAVASYQGGAFEYLPKPFDVDEAVSLVKRANQHAQEQQGMEEVPALARTPEIIGEAPAMQEVFRAIGRLSHSNITVLINGESGTGKELVAHALHRHSPRAASPFIALNMAAIPKDLMESELFGHEKGAFTGAANLRRGRFEQADGGTLFLDEIGDMPADTQTRLLRVLADGEFYRVGGHTPVKVDVRIIAATHQNLETLVHAGKFREDLFHRLNVIRIHIPRLADRREDIPTLARHFLSRAAQELAVEPKLLKSETEEYLKNLPWPGNVRQLENTCRWITVMASGREVHISDLPPELLSLPQDSAPVTNWEQALRQWADQALARGQSNLLDSAVPSFERIMIETALKHTAGRRRDAAVLLGWGRNTLTRKIKELGMKVDGGDDDEGDEG; this comes from the coding sequence ATGAGCCGTAGTGAAACCGTGTGGATCGTCGATGACGACCGTTCTATCCGTTGGGTCCTGGAAAAAGCCTTGCAACAGGAAGGCATGACCACCCAGAGCTTCGACAGCGCCGACGGAGTGATGAGCCGCCTGGCCCGTCAGCAACCGGACGTCATCATCTCCGACATCCGCATGCCCGGCGCTAGCGGTCTGGACCTGCTGGCGCGGATTCGCGAGCAGCACCCACGGCTGCCGGTGATCATCATGACCGCCCATTCGGACCTGGACAGCGCTGTGGCGTCCTATCAGGGGGGTGCTTTCGAGTACCTGCCCAAGCCCTTCGACGTCGATGAGGCCGTGTCACTGGTCAAGCGCGCCAACCAGCACGCCCAGGAACAACAGGGCATGGAAGAGGTGCCTGCGCTGGCGCGCACCCCGGAAATCATCGGTGAAGCGCCGGCAATGCAGGAAGTGTTTCGCGCCATTGGGCGTTTGAGCCACTCCAACATCACCGTGTTGATCAACGGCGAATCGGGCACCGGTAAAGAACTGGTCGCCCATGCCCTGCACCGCCACAGTCCACGGGCGGCCTCACCGTTCATTGCGCTGAACATGGCGGCGATTCCCAAGGACCTGATGGAGTCCGAGCTGTTCGGTCACGAGAAAGGCGCGTTCACCGGCGCCGCCAACCTGCGGCGCGGGCGCTTCGAACAAGCCGACGGCGGCACCTTGTTCCTCGACGAAATCGGCGACATGCCGGCTGACACCCAGACCCGGCTGTTGCGCGTGCTGGCGGACGGCGAGTTCTATCGGGTGGGCGGCCATACACCGGTCAAGGTCGATGTACGCATCATCGCCGCGACCCACCAGAACCTGGAAACCCTGGTCCACGCGGGCAAATTCCGCGAAGACTTGTTCCATCGCCTGAATGTGATCCGCATTCATATCCCGCGCCTGGCGGACCGTCGCGAAGACATCCCGACCCTGGCCCGGCACTTCCTCAGCCGCGCGGCCCAGGAGCTGGCGGTAGAGCCCAAACTGCTCAAGAGCGAAACCGAGGAATACCTCAAGAACCTGCCGTGGCCCGGCAACGTGCGCCAGCTGGAGAACACCTGCCGCTGGATCACGGTGATGGCGTCCGGTCGCGAAGTGCACATCAGCGATCTTCCACCGGAGCTGCTCAGCCTGCCGCAGGACTCGGCCCCGGTGACCAACTGGGAACAGGCCCTGCGCCAGTGGGCCGACCAGGCCCTGGCCCGCGGCCAATCGAACCTGCTGGACAGCGCCGTACCGAGTTTCGAACGCATCATGATCGAGACCGCCCTCAAGCACACCGCCGGCCGCCGTCGCGACGCCGCGGTGCTGCTGGGCTGGGGCCGCAATACCTTGACCCGCAAGATCAAGGAATTGGGGATGAAGGTTGATGGCGGGGATGATGATGAGGGGGATGAGGGCTGA
- the trmL gene encoding tRNA (uridine(34)/cytosine(34)/5-carboxymethylaminomethyluridine(34)-2'-O)-methyltransferase TrmL: MFHVILFQPEIPPNTGNVIRLCANSGCHLHLIEPLGFEMDDKRLRRAGLDYHEYATLQRHADLASCLESLGHPRLFAFTTKGSRPFHDASFVAGDAFLFGPESRGLPAEVLEALPADQRLRLPMREGCRSLNLSNTVAVAVYEAWRQNGFR, from the coding sequence ATGTTTCACGTCATCCTTTTTCAACCGGAAATTCCGCCGAACACCGGCAACGTCATCAGGCTGTGCGCCAACAGCGGCTGCCACCTGCATCTGATCGAACCACTGGGCTTCGAGATGGACGACAAGCGCCTGCGCCGTGCCGGTCTCGATTACCACGAGTATGCCACCCTGCAGCGCCACGCCGACCTCGCCAGCTGTCTGGAGAGCCTGGGGCATCCGCGCTTGTTTGCCTTCACCACCAAGGGTTCGCGGCCATTCCATGATGCCAGCTTCGTCGCGGGCGATGCGTTCCTGTTCGGCCCGGAAAGCCGTGGCCTGCCGGCCGAGGTACTGGAAGCCCTGCCCGCCGATCAGCGTCTGCGCCTGCCGATGCGCGAAGGCTGTCGCAGCCTGAACCTGTCCAACACCGTGGCAGTGGCCGTTTACGAGGCCTGGCGGCAGAACGGTTTTCGGTAA
- the secB gene encoding protein-export chaperone SecB — protein MTDQQNTAASEEETAPQFSLQRIYVRDLSFEAPKSPAIFRQQWEPSVGLDLNTRQKALEDDFHEVVLTLSVTVKNGDEVAFIAEVQQAGIFLIKNLDAASMSHTLGAFCPNILFPYARETLDSLVTRGSFPALMLAPVNFDALYAQELQRMQQEGAATVQ, from the coding sequence ATGACTGACCAACAGAACACAGCTGCCAGCGAAGAAGAAACCGCACCGCAATTCTCCTTGCAGCGTATTTATGTGCGTGACCTGTCCTTCGAAGCCCCGAAAAGCCCGGCGATCTTTCGCCAGCAGTGGGAACCGAGCGTAGGCCTGGACCTGAACACTCGCCAGAAAGCCCTGGAAGATGATTTCCACGAAGTGGTGCTGACCCTGTCGGTGACCGTGAAGAACGGTGACGAAGTGGCGTTCATTGCCGAAGTGCAGCAAGCCGGGATCTTCCTGATCAAGAACCTGGATGCCGCTTCGATGAGCCACACCCTGGGTGCCTTCTGCCCCAACATCCTGTTCCCGTACGCCCGCGAAACCCTGGACAGCCTGGTGACCCGCGGTTCGTTCCCGGCCCTGATGCTGGCCCCGGTGAACTTCGATGCCCTGTACGCGCAAGAACTGCAGCGCATGCAGCAAGAAGGCGCCGCGACCGTTCAGTAA
- the grxC gene encoding glutaredoxin 3, translated as MTHVVVYSSDYCPYCSRAKFLLKNKGVAFEEIKVDGKPQLRAEMTQKAGRTSVPQIWIGSTHVGGCDDLFALDRAGKLDAMLKA; from the coding sequence ATGACCCACGTTGTTGTCTATTCCAGCGATTACTGCCCCTATTGCTCCCGAGCCAAGTTCCTGCTCAAGAACAAAGGTGTGGCTTTCGAAGAGATCAAGGTCGACGGCAAGCCGCAACTGCGCGCCGAAATGACTCAAAAGGCCGGACGTACCTCCGTGCCGCAGATCTGGATCGGCAGCACCCACGTGGGCGGTTGCGATGATCTGTTTGCCCTGGATCGCGCCGGCAAGCTCGATGCGATGCTCAAGGCTTGA
- a CDS encoding rhodanese-like domain-containing protein, with amino-acid sequence MVAHLIEFATNHYLLVGIFVVLLALLVAHTMQGGGRSLSTGELTALVNKDTGVVVDIRPSKDFAAGHIVGAVNIPQDKLIARIGELEKHKAKTLILVDAQGQHAGTHARELMKSGFTAAKLSGGVASWKADNLPLVK; translated from the coding sequence ATGGTTGCTCACCTGATTGAATTTGCCACTAACCACTACCTTCTCGTCGGTATCTTCGTCGTACTGCTGGCGTTGCTGGTTGCCCATACGATGCAGGGCGGCGGTCGCAGTCTCAGTACTGGCGAGCTGACGGCACTGGTCAACAAGGACACCGGCGTGGTGGTAGACATCCGCCCGAGCAAGGATTTCGCCGCTGGTCACATTGTCGGCGCGGTGAACATTCCCCAGGACAAACTGATCGCTCGTATCGGTGAACTGGAAAAACACAAGGCCAAGACGCTGATCCTGGTGGATGCTCAGGGCCAGCACGCAGGCACTCATGCCCGCGAGCTGATGAAGTCCGGCTTTACCGCCGCCAAACTGTCCGGTGGCGTTGCAAGCTGGAAAGCCGACAATCTGCCCCTGGTGAAGTGA
- the gpmI gene encoding 2,3-bisphosphoglycerate-independent phosphoglycerate mutase, whose protein sequence is MTTTPKPLVLMILDGFGHSDSHESNAVYAARKPVLDRLWATVPNGLISGSGMDVGLPDGQMGNSEVGHMNLGAGRVVYQDFTRVTKAIRDGEFFENPTICAAVDKAVAAGKAVHFMGLLSDGGVHSHQDHLIAMAELAFKRGAEKIYLHAFLDGRDTPPKSATSSIELLDSTFQALGKGRIASIVGRYYAMDRDNRWDRVSQAYNLIVEGNAEFNAATAQEGLQAAYERGESDEFVKATTIGEPVKVEDGDAVVFMNFRADRARELTRVFVEDDFKEFERARQPKLAGFVMLTQYAASIPAPSAFAAGSLENVLGDYLAKNGKTQLRIAETEKYAHVTFFFSGGREEPFPGEERILIPSPKVATYDLQPEMSAPEVTDRIVDAIEHQRYDVIVVNYANGDMVGHSGVFDAAVKAVECLDTCVGRIVEALEKVGGEALITADHGNVEQMSDESTGQAHTAHTTEPVPFIYVGKRDFKVRDGGVLADVAPTMLMLLGMEKPAEMTGTSILV, encoded by the coding sequence ATGACTACCACGCCTAAACCTTTGGTCCTGATGATTCTCGACGGCTTCGGTCACAGTGACAGCCACGAATCCAATGCCGTGTACGCGGCCCGCAAGCCTGTGCTGGACCGTCTGTGGGCCACCGTGCCGAACGGCCTGATCTCCGGCAGCGGCATGGACGTCGGCCTGCCCGACGGACAGATGGGCAACTCCGAAGTCGGCCACATGAACCTCGGCGCGGGCCGCGTGGTGTATCAGGACTTCACCCGCGTGACCAAAGCGATCCGCGACGGCGAGTTCTTTGAAAACCCGACCATCTGCGCTGCTGTGGATAAAGCCGTGGCTGCTGGCAAAGCCGTGCACTTCATGGGCCTGCTGTCCGATGGCGGCGTGCACAGCCATCAGGACCACCTGATCGCCATGGCTGAACTGGCCTTCAAGCGCGGTGCCGAAAAAATCTACCTGCACGCGTTCCTCGATGGCCGCGACACGCCACCAAAAAGCGCCACTTCGTCGATCGAACTGCTCGACAGCACCTTCCAGGCTCTCGGCAAGGGCCGTATCGCCAGCATCGTCGGCCGTTACTACGCCATGGACCGCGATAACCGCTGGGACCGGGTGTCCCAGGCCTACAACCTGATCGTCGAAGGCAACGCCGAGTTCAACGCCGCCACCGCCCAGGAAGGCCTGCAAGCCGCCTACGAGCGGGGTGAAAGCGACGAATTCGTCAAGGCCACCACCATCGGCGAGCCGGTCAAAGTCGAGGACGGCGACGCCGTGGTGTTCATGAACTTCCGCGCCGACCGTGCCCGCGAGCTGACCCGCGTGTTTGTCGAAGACGATTTCAAGGAGTTCGAACGCGCCCGCCAGCCGAAACTGGCCGGCTTCGTGATGCTGACCCAATACGCCGCCAGCATCCCCGCGCCGTCGGCCTTCGCCGCCGGCAGCCTGGAAAACGTTCTGGGCGACTACCTGGCGAAGAACGGCAAGACCCAACTGCGCATCGCTGAAACCGAAAAGTATGCCCACGTGACGTTCTTCTTCTCCGGCGGCCGTGAAGAGCCGTTCCCCGGCGAAGAACGCATCCTGATTCCGTCGCCGAAAGTCGCCACTTATGACCTGCAACCGGAGATGAGCGCACCGGAGGTCACCGACCGCATCGTCGATGCCATCGAGCACCAGCGCTACGACGTGATCGTGGTCAACTACGCCAACGGCGACATGGTCGGCCACAGCGGGGTGTTCGACGCCGCGGTCAAAGCGGTGGAATGCCTGGACACCTGCGTCGGGCGCATCGTCGAGGCGCTGGAAAAAGTCGGCGGTGAAGCGCTGATCACCGCCGACCACGGGAATGTCGAGCAGATGTCCGACGAGTCCACCGGCCAGGCCCACACCGCCCACACCACCGAGCCGGTGCCATTCATCTATGTCGGCAAGCGTGACTTCAAGGTCCGCGATGGCGGCGTACTGGCTGACGTGGCGCCGACGATGCTGATGTTGCTGGGGATGGAGAAGCCGGCGGAGATGACCGGGACGTCGATCCTGGTCTGA
- a CDS encoding murein hydrolase activator EnvC family protein: MLRVLIALALTCLLQPAFADERAQTQQQLDATRQDIAELKKLLGKLQEEKSGVQKDLRGTETEMGKLEKQVDALQQELKKSESELQRLDTEKKKLQSARTEQQKLIAIQARAAYQNGRQEYLKLLLNQQNPEKFARTLTYYDYLSQARLEQLKSFNETLRQLANVEKEIELQQAQLLVQKSSLDTQREELEKVRKERQVALAKLNEDVKARDSKLKAREQDQAQLAKVLKTIEETLARQAREAEEARQKALIAQQEAEKKRLREAQADASDAPRKPARSSPGPLVSAGGETFGGAFASARGKLPWPVNGRLLARFGQTRGDDTRTKWDGVMISATAGSQVHAVHGGRVVFADWLRGAGLLVILDHGNGYLSLYGHNQTLLKAAGDVVKAGESISTVGNSGGQDTPALYFAIRQQGRPSDPTQWCRAQG, encoded by the coding sequence ATGCTTCGCGTTCTGATAGCCCTCGCTCTGACCTGCCTGCTCCAACCGGCCTTCGCTGACGAGCGCGCACAAACCCAACAGCAGTTGGACGCCACGCGTCAGGACATTGCCGAGCTGAAAAAGCTGCTGGGCAAGTTGCAGGAAGAGAAGTCCGGCGTGCAGAAAGATCTGCGCGGTACCGAGACCGAGATGGGCAAGCTGGAAAAGCAGGTCGACGCCCTGCAACAAGAGCTGAAGAAAAGTGAATCCGAGTTGCAGCGGCTCGATACGGAGAAAAAAAAACTCCAGAGCGCGCGCACTGAACAGCAAAAGCTGATCGCCATCCAGGCCCGCGCGGCCTACCAGAACGGCCGTCAGGAGTACCTCAAGCTGTTGCTCAACCAGCAGAACCCCGAGAAATTCGCTCGCACACTCACGTACTACGATTACCTGAGCCAGGCACGCCTGGAGCAACTCAAGAGCTTTAACGAAACCCTGCGCCAGCTGGCCAATGTCGAAAAAGAGATTGAATTGCAGCAGGCCCAGTTGCTGGTGCAGAAAAGCAGCCTCGACACCCAGCGCGAAGAACTCGAGAAGGTTCGCAAGGAGCGTCAGGTCGCCCTGGCCAAGCTCAATGAGGACGTGAAGGCCCGCGACAGCAAGCTCAAGGCTCGCGAGCAGGACCAGGCTCAACTGGCAAAAGTCTTGAAGACCATCGAAGAAACCCTGGCACGCCAGGCTCGAGAGGCGGAAGAAGCGCGCCAGAAGGCGCTGATCGCCCAGCAGGAAGCCGAAAAAAAGCGCTTGCGTGAGGCCCAGGCCGACGCCAGCGATGCACCGCGCAAACCTGCCCGATCAAGCCCTGGCCCCCTGGTTTCGGCAGGGGGTGAAACCTTCGGCGGCGCCTTTGCTTCGGCACGGGGCAAACTTCCATGGCCGGTCAATGGTCGATTGCTTGCACGCTTCGGCCAAACCCGCGGCGATGATACCCGCACCAAATGGGACGGCGTGATGATCAGCGCCACTGCCGGCAGCCAGGTGCATGCCGTGCATGGCGGTCGTGTGGTGTTCGCCGACTGGCTTCGCGGCGCCGGCCTGCTGGTGATCCTGGATCATGGTAACGGCTATTTGAGCCTGTACGGCCATAACCAGACGCTGCTCAAGGCGGCCGGCGATGTAGTCAAGGCCGGCGAGTCCATCTCTACGGTTGGTAACAGTGGCGGGCAGGATACGCCAGCGCTGTATTTCGCTATTCGTCAGCAGGGTCGCCCCAGTGACCCGACCCAATGGTGTCGTGCGCAAGGATAA
- a CDS encoding S41 family peptidase, protein MLHLSRLTSLALTIALVIGAPLAFAAEPAPSSTAATAATTKAPLPLDELRTFAEVMDRIKAAYVEPVDDKLLLENAIKGMLSNLDPHSAYLGPEDFAELQESTSGEFGGLGIEVGSEDGFVKVVSPIDDTPASKAGIQAGDFIVKINGQPTRGQSMTEAVDKMRGKIGQKITLTLVRDGGTPFDVTLTRAIIQVKSVKSQLLESGYGYIRITQFQVKTGEEVAKALAKLRKDNGKKLNGMVLDLRNNPGGVLQSAVEVVDHFITKGLIVYTKGRIANSELRFSATGNDLSEAVPLVVLINGGSASASEIVAGALQDQKRGVVMGTTSFGKGSVQTVLPLNNDRALKITTALYYTPNGRSIQAQGIVPDIEVRKAKITSEQDSEYFKEADLQGHLGNGNGGADKPTGSGAKAKPMPQDDDYQLAQALSLLKGLNITSGR, encoded by the coding sequence ATGCTGCATTTGTCCCGCCTCACCTCGCTGGCCCTGACGATCGCCCTGGTGATCGGTGCGCCCCTGGCGTTCGCCGCTGAACCGGCCCCCTCGTCGACAGCCGCTACGGCCGCGACCACCAAGGCCCCGCTGCCGCTGGACGAACTGCGCACCTTTGCCGAAGTCATGGACCGGATCAAGGCCGCCTACGTGGAACCGGTGGACGACAAGCTGCTGCTGGAGAACGCCATCAAGGGCATGCTCAGCAACCTTGACCCCCACTCGGCCTACCTGGGGCCGGAAGATTTCGCCGAGCTGCAGGAAAGCACCAGCGGCGAGTTCGGCGGCCTGGGCATCGAGGTCGGCAGCGAAGACGGCTTCGTCAAAGTGGTTTCGCCCATCGACGACACGCCTGCTTCCAAGGCCGGCATCCAGGCCGGTGACTTCATCGTCAAGATCAACGGCCAGCCGACTCGCGGCCAGAGCATGACCGAAGCCGTGGACAAGATGCGCGGCAAGATCGGCCAGAAGATTACCCTGACCCTGGTGCGCGATGGCGGCACGCCGTTCGACGTGACCCTGACCCGCGCGATCATCCAGGTCAAAAGCGTGAAGAGCCAGTTGCTGGAGTCGGGCTACGGCTACATCCGCATCACCCAGTTCCAGGTCAAGACCGGCGAAGAAGTCGCCAAGGCCCTGGCCAAGCTGCGCAAGGACAACGGCAAGAAGCTCAACGGCATGGTCCTGGACCTGCGTAACAACCCCGGCGGCGTGCTGCAATCGGCCGTGGAGGTGGTGGACCATTTCATCACCAAGGGCCTGATCGTCTACACCAAGGGCCGCATCGCCAATTCCGAGCTGCGCTTTTCGGCCACCGGCAACGACCTGAGCGAAGCCGTGCCGCTGGTGGTACTGATCAACGGTGGCAGCGCTTCGGCATCGGAAATCGTCGCCGGCGCCCTGCAGGACCAGAAACGCGGTGTCGTCATGGGCACCACCAGTTTCGGCAAAGGCTCGGTGCAGACCGTCTTGCCGCTCAACAATGACCGCGCCCTGAAGATCACTACTGCGCTGTACTACACCCCTAACGGCCGATCCATCCAGGCCCAGGGCATCGTCCCGGACATCGAGGTGCGCAAGGCCAAGATCACCAGCGAGCAGGACAGCGAGTACTTCAAGGAAGCTGACTTGCAGGGTCACTTGGGCAATGGCAACGGCGGCGCCGACAAACCGACCGGTTCCGGCGCCAAGGCCAAGCCCATGCCGCAGGATGATGATTATCAGTTGGCTCAGGCCCTGAGCCTGCTCAAAGGACTGAACATCACCTCCGGCCGCTGA
- a CDS encoding divergent polysaccharide deacetylase family protein — protein sequence MGLRFILGLVCCLAGAAFAAPATPAPAPHKAYLSLIIDDLGQNLPRDRRVLALPGPVTAAIMPDTPHAAELAREAHRAGKVVMLHMPMDPATGPFAWHPELPLEELGKRLDAAFAAVPFTSGINNHMGSRMTSQPRAMAWLMANLQQRHKFFVDSRTSAQTVAAAEAQKIGLASVSRDVFLDDERTEAAIAHQLQVAIELARQQGSAVMIGHPYPQTLTVLERELPRLKAQGIEWIDIKSMISLRSNRAMAGHGKDGVYR from the coding sequence ATGGGCCTGCGCTTCATCCTGGGCCTGGTGTGCTGCCTGGCTGGCGCGGCCTTTGCCGCGCCCGCCACACCGGCACCGGCACCGCACAAGGCCTACCTGAGCCTGATCATCGATGACCTGGGGCAGAACCTGCCTCGGGATCGCCGCGTGCTGGCCCTGCCCGGCCCGGTCACTGCGGCGATCATGCCCGACACGCCACACGCTGCCGAACTCGCCCGCGAAGCCCATCGCGCCGGCAAGGTCGTCATGCTGCACATGCCCATGGACCCGGCCACCGGGCCGTTCGCCTGGCATCCGGAACTGCCCCTTGAAGAGTTGGGAAAACGCCTCGACGCCGCATTCGCCGCCGTGCCCTTCACCAGCGGGATCAATAACCACATGGGCAGCCGCATGACTTCCCAGCCGCGGGCCATGGCGTGGTTGATGGCGAACTTGCAGCAGCGACACAAGTTCTTTGTCGACAGCCGCACCAGCGCCCAGACAGTCGCCGCCGCCGAGGCGCAAAAAATCGGCCTCGCCAGCGTGTCACGCGATGTGTTCCTGGACGATGAGCGCACCGAAGCGGCCATCGCCCATCAGCTTCAGGTCGCCATAGAGCTGGCTCGCCAGCAGGGCTCTGCGGTGATGATCGGCCATCCCTATCCGCAGACCCTGACCGTGCTCGAACGTGAACTGCCCAGGCTCAAGGCCCAGGGCATCGAATGGATCGACATCAAGTCGATGATCAGCTTGCGCAGCAATCGGGCGATGGCTGGGCATGGCAAAGATGGGGTTTATCGGTAG
- a CDS encoding substrate-binding periplasmic protein — protein sequence MFKRILLVLASASLLFVSGAQAQDRRDVGLVLLTENFPPYNMAKNGKNFAQDENINGIAVDIVREIFKRADISYSLTLRFPWERIYKLALDNPGYGVFVTARLPEREKLFKWVGPIGPDDWIMLAKADSKISLDSLEPARQYRIGAYKGDAIAETLAKQGLNPIVVLRDQDNARKLVNGQIDLWATGDPAGRYLAREEGVSDLKTVLRFNSAELYLALNKNVPDDVVARLQAALDELRKEGAVDAIMARYL from the coding sequence ATGTTCAAACGCATTCTTTTGGTTCTTGCCAGTGCCTCTTTGTTGTTCGTCAGCGGGGCACAAGCGCAAGATCGCCGTGACGTCGGCCTGGTGTTGCTGACGGAAAACTTCCCGCCCTACAACATGGCCAAGAATGGCAAAAACTTCGCTCAGGACGAGAACATCAATGGCATCGCCGTGGACATTGTCCGCGAGATATTCAAACGTGCCGATATCAGCTACAGCCTGACACTGCGTTTCCCGTGGGAGCGAATTTATAAACTGGCCCTGGATAATCCCGGGTACGGCGTGTTTGTCACGGCGCGATTGCCCGAGCGTGAAAAACTCTTCAAATGGGTCGGCCCGATTGGCCCGGACGACTGGATCATGCTCGCCAAGGCCGACAGCAAGATTTCCCTGGACTCGTTGGAGCCGGCGCGTCAATACAGGATCGGGGCTTACAAGGGTGACGCGATTGCCGAGACCTTGGCCAAGCAAGGGCTGAACCCGATTGTCGTGTTGCGCGATCAGGACAACGCCAGGAAGCTGGTCAATGGTCAAATCGATCTGTGGGCCACCGGGGATCCGGCCGGGCGCTATCTGGCGCGTGAGGAAGGGGTGAGCGATCTCAAGACCGTGCTACGGTTCAACAGTGCCGAGTTGTACCTGGCGTTGAACAAAAACGTGCCCGACGACGTGGTCGCCCGCCTTCAAGCGGCCCTGGATGAACTGCGCAAGGAAGGTGCGGTGGACGCGATCATGGCGCGGTATCTCTGA
- a CDS encoding trypsin-like serine peptidase: protein MKSISFLLTGLFCSLSLQGIAHSQDFGEGIQNFTASKVLENADGSHNHWRGVGRLFIDGSCTATLLDTQDASVPQPTPAYVLTSGHCIEKGNGNIVTDKPLSGVMQFDYFADTELFKTYALKKVAWRSMQGVDLAIIELDVSLQKLIEEGIQPLELARQKPADGTDVLIVSAPQGFDKATLRMAACTLQPAGEIVEGPWVWRNNVMTRCQDIAGGSSGGPILDRHSNEIIGVIGTGNLAAGFAPCDEHAPCMRVGDVYKAIPKNVYGNPTIFLNGCFVQGHIVNEVTSSCPLYPAFTVSADANEPARYKRLKKRDDGTMEVPTWDYHFSISTAFYRHKTVRTAKDCESGHYYSDAISSNHAFINSEIGARPGFYFLCILGVDSPTQGAQVGLIKNGLSLVVEVLDDTPTAQPDLSISSGVGVELARGSEYRTYAVKFGPLDTTDCSRDEQYLTHTYMDFWFPDAELPLKFCTIAYDKSGQASEPRVDVLSPATGAQNATPVAP, encoded by the coding sequence ATGAAATCGATCTCCTTTCTGCTGACCGGCCTGTTCTGCTCGCTGAGTTTGCAGGGTATCGCCCACAGCCAGGACTTTGGCGAAGGCATACAAAATTTTACGGCCTCTAAGGTCCTTGAAAACGCGGATGGATCACACAACCACTGGCGAGGCGTCGGACGCCTGTTTATCGACGGCTCTTGTACCGCGACGCTTCTCGACACTCAGGATGCCTCGGTACCCCAACCAACACCCGCCTATGTACTCACTTCAGGACACTGTATCGAAAAAGGCAACGGCAACATCGTGACGGATAAACCGCTCAGCGGGGTCATGCAGTTCGATTACTTCGCCGACACCGAATTATTCAAAACCTACGCGCTGAAAAAGGTCGCATGGCGCAGTATGCAAGGCGTCGATCTGGCGATCATAGAATTGGACGTCAGCCTTCAGAAACTCATTGAGGAAGGCATACAGCCCCTGGAACTGGCCCGACAAAAGCCTGCCGACGGGACCGATGTGCTGATCGTGAGTGCCCCGCAGGGTTTCGACAAAGCCACATTGCGCATGGCTGCCTGCACTTTGCAGCCCGCTGGGGAAATAGTGGAAGGCCCATGGGTGTGGCGAAACAACGTGATGACACGCTGTCAGGATATAGCCGGCGGCAGTTCAGGGGGACCGATTCTTGATCGTCACTCCAACGAAATAATAGGCGTAATAGGCACCGGTAACCTGGCGGCCGGTTTCGCTCCATGCGACGAACATGCACCCTGTATGCGGGTTGGGGATGTCTATAAGGCCATTCCCAAAAACGTTTATGGGAACCCGACGATCTTTCTCAACGGATGCTTTGTACAAGGCCACATTGTCAATGAGGTCACTTCGTCGTGTCCGCTTTATCCAGCGTTCACCGTGAGTGCTGATGCCAACGAGCCCGCAAGGTACAAGAGGCTCAAAAAACGGGATGACGGGACGATGGAAGTTCCGACATGGGATTACCATTTCTCCATCAGCACCGCTTTTTATCGCCACAAGACCGTGCGCACGGCGAAGGACTGCGAAAGTGGCCATTACTACAGCGACGCAATAAGTTCTAACCACGCGTTTATCAACAGCGAGATCGGCGCCCGGCCCGGTTTCTATTTCCTTTGCATTCTTGGCGTTGACTCCCCGACTCAAGGAGCGCAGGTCGGACTCATCAAGAATGGACTGTCCCTTGTGGTGGAAGTCCTCGATGACACGCCAACGGCGCAGCCCGATTTGTCGATCAGTAGCGGAGTCGGCGTGGAGTTGGCTCGCGGTAGCGAGTACCGGACCTACGCCGTCAAATTTGGCCCGCTGGACACCACAGATTGCTCAAGGGATGAGCAGTATCTGACCCACACCTACATGGATTTCTGGTTTCCGGATGCAGAACTGCCGCTGAAATTCTGCACAATCGCCTACGACAAATCAGGACAGGCATCCGAGCCGAGGGTTGACGTACTGAGCCCTGCGACAGGGGCGCAAAACGCAACCCCCGTCGCTCCCTGA